GATAGAGATTTTGTATCAGTAAATAAATGGGAAATTACTATTTTCTTTATAATTGTTTTGTCCTTGTTAGAcggttgtatatatataataagttgaTTACTCGAAATACTGGCATGTGACCACGTAGTAGTGGATGCTTACCGACCAAATCACGTgactatttataaaatttggtaattttttggttttaatttggAAGTTTTAAAGTCAGGCTTATTACCTTtcacaaaaataatcaaactCGTGTCCTTTAAGATAGCCACATTTTCCACTATTACAACACCGTATCGGTAATCTATcgctaaaatagagtaactagAGTAAATTTTGTTCCAACGGtttactatataataaaattactctattataaagaacgaaaaatagaaagatttcacttttttattctataatagagttattttattttaatgagaattataaaaaaaaataggtttGAGTGAGAGATGTCCTAATAGTATTATTGTGTATACACaataataattacatgattttagtagagtttctcaaaaaaaaactaaaattttcttCGGTTTGGTTATCTGTGTCGATGtgatttaaaaaatctaaaaatttataactttaCTAAGTAAAAACAAATACTAATGTGCAAATTCATAGTAAataaagcaaatcacaaataataatatttttaagtattattcgttatgtgaatatatacacattaaaattatattaatataatattttacgtaagctttacaatatttttatttatattattttagttattaaagttttaaaagtaaataaatttttattttgtaataaaatattattttataatatttttaattttaatttatgttttaattttttgtatggCTCGAATCagatcaaaaaattaaaatctatggTTATATTTTTTCCAGATATACAGACACCGAATATCTGAGTAAATAAAGATTGAATTTGATTGAATAATTGATTATTCGGGCGAAATAGATCGGATCAAGAAAACTTCCAAAACTCGAATATTCGATTCGTGTCAGAGAGTAGAGAAATATGTAGTTAAAATGTTTTCACTTACGTTATTTATTTTGCCATATGATTCTGAACTAAAATGAAGTTTAATATTCCCTTTGAATTTAAACATTGAACTTGCAAAGTAAAAAATACGTTAAGTCTAAGACTGAAACGATCCGAATTGTCGAATTTCCAAACAAAATTTGAGCACTTGGTATTATTTGGTAAGTGAATTTTCatgttaatataatgttcctATTTTTGTTCAAAAGGTAATATTAATTGTAGTCAGAGCATTCCACATAGGTGAGGAGCCATATTAATGCAcaagagaaaatgaaaaataagaaagatcTCCATAAAGAACAATCTTCAATCGATGGACGGTGGAAAAAAGTCGGTATAAGTTAGCACCAGATAGCATCACCAAACAACGATGTGATACTGGTCTagtaacaaataattttaaaaattttaaataatttgagCTAATGATATCTTAGTACATTTTATCATGTGATCAAGTGGATACAGTTCCATTATTACGatccatttaaatatttagaaaaaaaccaTTTGTAAATTACACCTCTATCTAGAAATTAGTCTAGACTCTTCTATTAGTTCGGGATTTAAcaagttaaacaaaaaaagttaacacCAAGGCATCAACTTAGTGCATTATTGTTGTAATGGTATATTGACGTCATTTATTCTTAAAACTCACCTCATCAATTTCTTCATTAGGACTACTATTTGGTGGTATCATTTCTTTATGTAAAGTCACGCCACCGGTTTAACCTCTTAAAGGTTCTTTACGACCAGAAAAGCCTTTCCAATTGCATCGTTCCACCAAATCCTAAGATGGAAATGTCCATCACCTACCTACAAcgttttttctttaataagaGTATTGGGGACTGACAAATACATGTCCGctaataattatacataaaaatatttgagcaaaataatataactttttttaaaagagttCAACTAAAAGTGTGCTGAAATGTTGATAGTAATTCAAAATGTGTTCTTAACTAAAATATGGTAAAATAAAGGGTAAATCTTAggataaattatgtttaaataaGGATAAAAGAGATTTTAATTTAGCAATTTTGAAGAACAATTTTGGCATTTGATTGAGAAGCCAAACACATTGTTCTCGAAAGTGTTCAAAGGTCAATATTTGAAGAATGCATCACCTCTGGAACCGATCAAATCATGCTCACCATCATATGGCTGACGTAGTATCGTCTCTGGTAAATCTCTAGTTAACAAAGGAATAATCAAAAAAGTGGAAGCAGAATCATCTATCTCAGAATGGAATGATTCTTGACTCCTAACCACTCATTCGaaaccagcaaataaaaattaacgCAACTTTTACCCGAAATTTAAAGTGGAGTCTCTTATCAATACAACATCACGAACACGGAATACTCACGTAATTCGGCCTTTAGTAGATCCTCATGATGCGAAGAACATTGAGAGTATACCTTTGGACCGATCCAAGTTAGCAGACGGTGATGGTTGGCATTATACTAATAACAGAAAATACACTGTGAAATCTGCATATCAAGTGGAACAAATCTACCCAGACATGGAAATAATGCCACCAGTGTTTAGTCCAACGGTTAATGACTTAAAGGCCCAATGCTGGAAAGTCTGATATCCACCAAAGATAAAGCATTTTCTCTAGCAACTCGTATCTGGCGGTATAGCGGTTAAGAAAAATTTGCCAATGAGAGGGATCCAGAGTGATATACAATGCGCCGGATGTGTAGCAGCTGAGGAAACAATAaaccatgtattttttgaatgccCTCCGGTGGTACAAGTTAGTCTGGGCACTATTAAATATTTCATCGAATTCATATATTTTTCCTGCTACTGGCTCTTTACAAACATGAATCATCTGTTTGGAGAGTTTCTCCAAATTTGGAAGATCATCATTATGCTTGGGtcttatggtatatttggatagTAGGAAACAATAACGTCTTCAGTAATATGGATATAGATCCTAGAGATATTCTCAAATTGGCAAAGACAGAATCATCACTATGGGCTGAAGCACACATATCACTTGCTCAGAGGGTCACTCAATCAAGGGAAGTAGATGAGCTGATTTTACCTTCCATATCGGGACAATGGGGTTCACGGATGGATCATAGAAAGAGGAGGACAATCATTCAGGACAAGATTGGTATAACACGCTGGAAGGTTTGATGGATTAATGAGGGCAAGGAACACAAGACACAATCTTTCTCCCCTCTATTCAGAAATAGAGGTACTCATTTgagcaatggaatgtatgaaaaattTAAGGCAGTTTCATGtaacgtttgcaacagattgttctcaattggtgaagatggtttaaGATCCAGATGAAATACCAGCTTTTACAAGTTATCTAGAAGATATCAAGATCCTCAAAAGTAGTTTCAACCACTACTACAAGAAAAACTGTGTTTAGCTACAAATTAgctacaatttttgtttttgtggcTGTCTTTTTGCCACAATTATCTACGGAACGGCCACGATTTTACAAACCTATAATTTGTGGATATCTTGCGGATTTTCGTAGCTAAATAGCTACAAATTTTATCTTGTGGCTATTCGAGGAAAAATAGTCACGATAAACCACAAAATAGATTGTAGAAATAGGAATCCACGATTAGCCACGAAAACAGTTGTAGAAATACATAGCCACAATGTAGTTTGTggctattaaaagaaaaaatattcccTAAacttaccctaaaccctaaatttttaaTCTCCGATCATAAAATCTAAATCATAAATCACAaacttttcaaataaaataacttataatgTGTCATATAAAATCAATCACTTATAATAAATTCCtctcaaactttaaattctAAACAAATGATCTCAAACTCTAAATatattctaaaccctaaacttttaatctttaatgataaaccttaaatcttaaatcatattcataaaataaacaacaaaatttactttttgtttttgttgagtATGTTATTGAAACACACGTAATAATTAAATCACATGTGTTTGTACAATATATTAAActactatatataatatagctaaaaactaaaatctaacttttataaaaaaatataaatttataaaaatgtttaaataataaatccaAACTCTAAATTTAACCCACACCATATCATGAATCTAAAATCCTAAATCATATTCTAAACTTAAACCTAATGTTATActactttaaataaaaaattacaaatagtATAATTTCTAACTAGACCATAAATCCAACGACTAAACTTAAAAACTTGTAGTTACtgaattaaattataaataataatttttgattagaaaagatgattataaaatataaacaataaactaaaatatagtgtttaatattggTCCATATATGTTTGAGATCTGAAacgtaaagaaaaaaaacactatgAAAAGAGGTCACAATAAACGAAAAGGGTGGAAAACATATTGGGCCATCCaattaataaaaaagtaaaaaattgaGTTTAATCTTCTAATTTTTCATTGGCTAAAAGAGTAAGACGTGGAttgcaataaaaaaatattgaatttaatctCTTCTAATTTTTCATTGGCTAAAAGAGAAAGACATGGATTGCAATCTTATACCATTGATCTATATTAATCCAATGGTCCATATGTTTTTCATCCCTTCCATTTATTTTCTCTTCTCATATGTGTTTCTTCTTTTACGTCTCAGAtctcaatcatttttttttcacctTCTTCCTCTTATGTATCATCTCTATTCTCTTCCTCCAATATCCACTTTCAGATTTCAATCACACTCCAATCCATCTAGCCTCTCACTTCGAACCTACACCTAGGGATCTGTAAACAACGCAGCAAGAATATCTGCTCGAATCCATCTCCTACACGGCTCTGCGGCTTCGAAATCACCATCTTGGTTTACTCAAGGGCTACGGTTTCATCAGAATCACTGTCTTCGTCATTCTTCAACTCTGCACCTTCCGTTTTGTTGGACGTCAGTCTGCTCTGCGGCTCCACCAGCATCTCCAGATCTCCTTCTCTGCTCAAGCTCCAGAAATTGCCTCTTCAGTTTCATTCCAAGTCATGTCGTCTCTGCCTCCGGTAAAGTCGTgtctgctcaacctgtagaaacGTCGCTCTTAGCTTCTTGCTTGTGATGGCCAAAGCACCAGGAGCAAGACGACCCTTGACGGCGCAAGAGAGAAAACCggtttggaattagggtttttttcaTTAGATTTtggttattattttgatttagttGTTAAGGTTTAGGTTTTGTAAACCAGATTTATAAACTAGTTTAATTTGTAAACCAAATTGTAGTTTGGTAATCAAATTTAATCTGAAATGAAATTcaattataaatcaatatttgattatttgtaaaccaaattagtttataaaacaaaatttttattgctaaaacatttttttcctgtaaaataattattttcctgtaaaataattatatatatatatatatgtattttttaattcgtgatttatattttttgaaataaatatgaaTTAGCCACAATTTATAATGTGATTTTTTGTGGCTAAAATAACTACAAATATGGTTTGTAACTACAAATATGGTTTGTAGCTGTTTGTGGATTTTAGCTACAAATATTGTTTGCGGCTAAGTTGTAGAGAGACAGCCACAAATAACAACATTAAATAACAACATTTTATCGATAGTCACAAGCCTATAGTCAACGAAAATTATTTGTGGCTATCTGTAGCAATGGGTGAAATACCTACAAAAATAAGTTAATagccacaaaaaaaattgtagctatttcaagtttttcttgtagtgtaagacATATATCAAGAAGACAAAATACCAAGACAGACAGTCTCGTAAGCAGTGATAGGAAGCAACCCTATttcgtcgttcatatggatgctAAATTACTATTTTGGTTTACCGAGTCGTCATGAGTCTTTTTacattgatgacaaaaaaatagagcaaatcttcaaaatagaatcaataaatgttttttttaccaaaaaatcatagaaagaagaaaatgaccaatatatatttcattaaagtGGTAAATGACAACTACATTCTTACTTTATAGATGTATAAAtgtagataaatatttaaataaataaaataatttttttttatttgcagaAAACTTTATTCAATATTCGaaactttttcaaaattttttttatttttttttaatttcgaaatCCAATAATTCTTTTCTGAAAATCTATTTGAAAATGATTACTATAAATTTtctatcttaatttttaaatgaaaaaattggaaaaaaaaagacactttGAACTTGGATTTGTCACACTAAGATTTGTAGAAAACCTTTTAGGAAAATAGGAGTTTTGTTCCTGTAAATACCAAACTACCTTTAATTTACCAATTAAGtagaattaaaattatatattaaaattttcgtaatatattttaaatgggtaaatattaaaagtttaaataaaaataacaaaactttaaaaaaataacaaaagggAAACTTTTACCCCGATACCCTAATTTCTTtttctcctcctcttctccGCCGTAGAAGAAAACCCCTTCCATGGCGATTTAGGGTTCAACGGAGAGAATCCTTGCTCTTCGTTGGAGTTTCATCTACCCGTAGTTTCGAATCTTGCTTTTGTCATCTTCCTCTTCGATTTCACTGACGATACAACGAAATTCAAGTGTTCTTCCTCTTCGTCGGATGGGTCAAATCGAATTACGACGTGTTCTTCCATTTTCGTCTCAGTTCTTCACACAAGGTATTCAATTAGTTCTATTGATTGTCATCTAAAACGAAATCGAGTTGTTCTTCCCTTTTAcgtagatttttttaaaatcgatTTGTCATATTTCTTAAGGTAAATTCGATTCACGGGTTGATTAAACATCTTATACATCACGAGTAACTGTTTGCAtgttaatattttagatttgtaGTTGTAAAATATCGATTTAGGTTTTTGGAAAGGGGGAAAGTTTGGTTCTTGAAATCTTATACTTGTTGCCGTCCGATTGTGTATGTTTTGAAGTAGAGTAGATATTGTCCGATTGTAATATAGGCCATGGGTAGATTGATTGTTGTTGATTGATCAATTGAACAAATTGTTGTTCTTTCTGAAATTAGAACTAGGTGTAATACATATTCTAGGATAAGGAGAATGTAAATGTAAAAGACATTTGTCTTGCTCTCCTTATTTGTGTTATGATATTGATACTTTAACCTGTTGAACTAACAAGTTTTTTCTGCGCTTTTAGATATATCTCTAGAGTTACCAAAGAGGATTTTTAAGGAGGGCGAGGAGCCCCAAGTGACTCAGATCAATAACAACTGCAGGATTGAATACATTATGCGAAAGTTCACTGAGTGGATGCCAAAGGAGTTGGCAGTTGTGAAAAAAGATCCGGTTTTCTCTCAGATCTTTAAGCTCCATAAGAATGATCTTGGGTTCTCCGCGAGAGTGGTACACAGCTTCTTGTGTAGGGAGCTGATGACTTACAAATTGCATGAGCTTTGGTTCGTCTTTGCGAGGAGACCACTCCGATTTTCATTACAAGAATTCCACGCAATAACCGGGTTTGAGTGCAATACTCGTATCTCTCTTAAAGAGTTCGGAGAGTGGAAATATGACGGTGGTTTCTGGAGCAATGTGTTGAGGAGAAAAGATGGAACATTTACACTCTTCAACCTGTGGAATAaggacaaggaagctgttaAGAAGTGGAAGAATGCAGATCGCATACGACTGATCTGTTTGGCCATCATTCTTTGTGTGGTTTTAGCGAGAGATGAGAAGGCTAATATCCCCCTCAAATACATCAAGGTGGTCATGGATCTTGAGAAGGTTCGAAAGTATCCTTGGGGAGTTGCTGCTTAtgaccttctctacaactcaaTAACCAAAACTCGTGACAACCTGAAGGATAAGACTACTAGCTATGTGTTGGATGGATTCTCGTACGCCTTCcagatttgggcaatggaagcTGTACCAAAGATTGGGAAGCTTTGTGGAAAAAAATTTGACAAAGGTTTCACGAACGGTCCTAGATGCATAAACTGGGTGGGAGCTGGAAAGGTGTCATATGAGGAGATCATTTGGTTGGAGCAAATACTGACACCTGAGGTAATCTCTTATCTTTATGTAAGTTGAGTCCATCCGGTTTCTATGAGTTTTATAGGATCTAACTCTCTGTACCTTTCTTGTGTAGGATGACATCTATGCATATATCGACTGGAGAGGAAATTATGATGTAAAACCTTAGCAAGTGGTAAAACCAGCACTCTTTCTTGTTTCTGGTGGTAAAACCTTAGCAAGTTTAACCTCAGCAGGGACATTCCATTCACACTCTGGAACTGCTATTGGATTAATGGATTCCGCATAGGCGGTTCTCCACGCTGCAGTGGTGTATAAGCCGTCAGTAAATTTGTGCACTTCCATGCCTGTACCAACATAAACGTGATTGATTGGAGTCGATATGctgaaattaacaaaaataaatatgtcCCAAGTTCATGTGTTTATACTTCCATACCTCGTGAATAAATGGCAGGAATGGCGTGTCGGCAAGGAATTTTTCCTATATTGTACTTCCCACATGTGCATGTTCTTCTTTCCAAATCAACATGACAATCATATATGTCTCCTTTCACAAGCGATTTGAAGTCATCAACCTTGTAGACTTGGAACCCTTTTGCCTTCACAATTCTCCTATCAATCTTTTCCCCCACCTTAGTGGTTAAAGGATCAAGATGCTTAGAGCTTACCAAGCGACACTCATAGAACCATCGAATCAACAGTTCTCTTATACTATCTAGCAAAGGAATAACCGAATATTCTCTAGGTATTCTCAGAACTGAATTTATCGACTCTGCAGGGTTTGTGGTTCTAATGTCATGCATTTCACCAGGGAAGAGAGAACGAGCCCATTTGCGCACATCAGCCTCCCGCAGATATCTTCCAAGCTCAGGACTCATTTCAAAAATTTCGGTGATACGTTCCTGAAATTCAGTGTACCTATATGCCCGTGAAACTTTTTCCACCAAGGCAGTCAACCCTTTTGTCTTGAAAAATGCAACCACATTGGTCAACAAATGATGAATGCAAATTCCATGTGCTGATTGAGGGTAGACAGTCCCAATCGCTTTAGAAATAGATGCATTTCTATCTGAGACAAAAGCTAGGTCTTGACAATCAGCAATAACCACTTTCAACTGTCTGAAGAACCACCCCCATGAATCGTCATTCTCCGAATCAACAACCCCAAATGCAATCAGATACAAATTAGAGTTACCATCTACAGCAGCATCAACAAGTAGAACtcctttgtatttatttttcagattaATTCCATCAACAACAATCACCCTTCGCATTGCATTGTAGAATCCTCTAACTGATTGCCCAAATGACATAAATAGATACATGAATCTTCCCTTCTCATTAGTTTCATAGTGAGTATGCGTACCAGGATTAACTTCCTTAATCATATGCAAATATGCTGGTATTTTAGCATAACTGCGATCTGGTATACCTCTAGCAGCTGCAATAGCAAACTCACGAGCTTCCCAAACGTGCCAGTAAGTAATCTCACAACTATGCTCCAATCTCATAAATTGAATGATTTCATTTGCTTTTGGGCCATCGTTTGCATCACCAAATCGATGTTGTATCAGAGTTTCAATTGTTCTTGCCGATGCTGTTTTCCCGAATTTCCTTTTCTTTGAAGGAGCACATGAATGTCTTCCCTCGCACTGGTTGATCATGAAATATGTAGACCCATCTATACCTTCTGCACACACAGTCCAGTTGCACAATGAATCCTTACATCGAATATACCACCATTTTCTCGTGGATTTGAAAACAGTGTAATCGAAATTATTCTTCATCGCCAAAATTTCCATTGTGGCCTTCAGAACCTCTttacttttgaaaatttgatcCTTCTTCACAAAATCTCCTCTCCAGGCTCGATAATCCTTTTTACTGTCTCCATTGTTTTCAATCCTTAACCCAGCATCACCGGAACCATCCGCAGCGACATGATCTTTCCTTGTATGACAAGACTCCTTTGACGGCTTCACAAAATCTGCTCGAGTTATCTCAggaacttcttcatcctcaacattACTTGAATCACACGGCTCCTTATTCAAATCAATATTGACTCGTTCTTTTTGATTTACACCCAAACCAGAGAACGTGACACACAAGATAGTAGATGAATCCCTCTTTGCATACGCCACAAAATTAGATGTTTGCCGATCATTGGTAATAATAATTGGAGGATTCCCTCTTTGATTCACCATCGAATAACTAAACTCGGTATTAATGGAGGATTCTCCAATGGAGTAGTAGTTTCTAATGTTACCAGTCGACCACGTCTTGATGTGTCTACCACGAAACTCCACTCTTCACTGCAATTAGACACCCATTCACCAGATTTAACATAGATTAGAACCATGTTGTGttgatagagagaagagatgacTTTTTGGATGAagaaaatagaaacacaaagaagaaaaaaagatcgtgggaggaggaggaggaggagaagaacgtggagaaaatattctcaaatatattTTGAGGGATTTAGGgtagatttagtttagatttaggaaacttctttaaccgaatatggaagtttccatattttcaCGACTTGCCTAGAATATGTACACTACCTAAGCAGAACACCATATAGTTGGTGAGAGATGTATTGTTCCTGTAGGCGTCATATAAGGTAAATGGCAGAACAAGTTATGTAACGTAATATAACCGACCTATATCATCGAGTTGTGGCTATATATCGTTATCAAGTTGTAGGTATACCGAagacatctttcttgattataacgtaACCGAATCTATCTTTGCTAGAATATACAAGAAATGGTAGTTTACGGTATATACCCATGatatatctatgtttaaaacttagaatcagaCATATAAACTAGGTAGATTACCAGAATGAGTATTCTAACTGTAactagaagataaaataaaatatgattccaattttttttttttaagtttaaacatatatattgtcatacttatgtttccaacacttttcatatttttttacatttttaaaatttaatttactattttttccATTAGAGAATGGTAAAACATGTTCAGAATTACCAAAAGTATGAAAAGTCTTATTGTgacaaacaaaagttcaaaGTGTTCTATTTTTCCAATTCTCCCATTTTAAATTCTTAAACTTCACCCCATCCCCAAAACTTCACCCCTCAGATATAAAGTTTAAGATTAAATTAGTTTATCATATggatattaatgtttttatctctttaatgaaatatattttactcaTTTTGATCCTTAATAGCTATTTTGTGATCATTGTTTTTAATACTATCCTATGgtatttatatctaaaatatactcAGTTTtgagtttataaaatatatactagtTTCCAACAACACTAAACTATGTGTACATAATTCCTTAGCAAGATAAACACCAACTAATTTTGCAAATATTTTCTctcaacaaaagaagaagcaaatatTCGTCAGTGTATAGAAAATTCGTTTTCCTCAAAATGAAACTGCGGTTGGagtatattaaaaacaatatacaCTGAAAATGTCAGCACACAAAATACTAATCCacactcaaaacaccaaacacCAAACACCATCATCGTCATGTTCAGTTATTGGGCTTTGTAAGTTTCTCCAATAGGCCCAAAGGTTAAGCTCTCGAAGCCGAGAACCGCGGGTGACGCGTTTTGCTGTGCGTCAGAGAGACAAATATCACGCCGGAACTCGTTTACTTCACCGCCGCTCGCTCTTCTTCCTCTATCTTCACCGCATCGCCTTCCGCCTGGTAAACGAAAGCTTCTTCCAATCTCTATATCAATTGCGCTTTGCACTATTCCACGTCGTCAT
This region of Brassica napus cultivar Da-Ae chromosome C5, Da-Ae, whole genome shotgun sequence genomic DNA includes:
- the LOC106435098 gene encoding uncharacterized protein LOC106435098, yielding MVNQRGNPPIIITNDRQTSNFVAYAKRDSSTILCVTFSGLGVNQKERVNIDLNKEPCDSSNVEDEEVPEITRADFVKPSKESCHTRKDHVAADGSGDAGLRIENNGDSKKDYRAWRGDFVKKDQIFKSKEVLKATMEILAMKNNFDYTVFKSTRKWWYIRCKDSLCNWTVCAEGIDGSTYFMINQCEGRHSCAPSKKRKFGKTASARTIETLIQHRFGDANDGPKANEIIQFMRLEHSCEITYWHVWEAREFAIAAARGIPDRSYAKIPAYLHMIKEVNPGTHTHYETNEKGRFMYLFMSFGQSVRGFYNAMRRVIVVDGINLKNKYKGVLLVDAAVDGNSNLYLIAFGVVDSENDDSWGWFFRQLKVVIADCQDLAFVSDRNASISKAIGTVYPQSAHGICIHHLLTNVVAFFKTKGLTALVEKVSRAYRYTEFQERITEIFEMSPELGRYLREADVRKWARSLFPGEMHDIRTTNPAESINSVLRIPREYSVIPLLDSIRELLIRWFYECRLVSSKHLDPLTTKVGEKIDRRIVKAKGFQVYKVDDFKSLVKGDIYDCHVDLERRTCTCGKYNIGKIPCRHAIPAIYSRGMEVHKFTDGLYTTAAWRTAYAESINPIAVPECEWNVPAEVKLAKVLPPETRKSAGFTTC